One window of the Alphaproteobacteria bacterium genome contains the following:
- a CDS encoding OmpA family protein, translated as MGKHGQRVPIRYSWHWHAAVSATALSLLLSTAAVAQETVIIGGSGQSSVDVNLGALRDLDGRQQMRTLRFPGERTDDAIVLKPPGGSHTVSTAPQRPVLTAPAPSIRPSVSAPVAPVIARPAAPTPMAAPPVRESAAAAPTAIAPPPLPAPPAVARQAPDTAAPERIAPRETARPQPAPEPPPQQTAALPPAAPTGNGTALQLLFEGSATQLSAGAQAQLQQFAASLGGNERRIQLKAFASGTSDRPSAARRESLSRALAVRSYLIENGVRSTRIDVRALGEPTDGGPNDRVDVILLTQ; from the coding sequence ATGGGCAAGCACGGGCAGCGAGTTCCGATTCGATACTCATGGCATTGGCATGCCGCGGTATCGGCAACGGCGCTCAGCCTCCTGCTCAGCACCGCCGCCGTCGCACAGGAGACGGTCATAATCGGCGGGAGCGGGCAATCGAGCGTCGATGTGAACCTCGGCGCTCTGCGCGACTTGGACGGTCGACAGCAGATGCGGACCTTGCGGTTTCCCGGTGAGAGAACCGACGACGCCATCGTTCTGAAACCACCCGGCGGCAGCCATACGGTATCGACTGCGCCACAACGGCCCGTCTTGACCGCCCCGGCCCCAAGTATTCGGCCAAGTGTATCCGCACCGGTCGCACCGGTCATCGCGCGGCCAGCCGCACCGACACCGATGGCAGCACCGCCTGTACGCGAGTCCGCGGCTGCAGCGCCCACCGCGATTGCGCCTCCGCCCCTACCAGCCCCCCCTGCCGTCGCCCGGCAGGCACCGGATACCGCGGCACCGGAGCGGATTGCACCGAGGGAGACAGCAAGGCCGCAACCCGCGCCCGAACCGCCGCCGCAACAGACTGCCGCGTTGCCGCCAGCCGCGCCGACCGGCAACGGCACGGCGCTCCAGTTGCTGTTCGAGGGATCGGCGACGCAGCTCAGCGCGGGTGCGCAGGCCCAACTCCAGCAATTCGCTGCAAGCCTAGGTGGCAACGAGCGCCGCATTCAGCTTAAAGCCTTCGCTAGCGGCACCAGCGACCGACCGAGCGCGGCCCGGCGCGAATCGTTGTCGCGGGCACTCGCCGTGCGTTCTTACCTGATCGAGAACGGCGTGCGCAGCACACGGATCGACGTACGCGCCCTCGGGGAACCCACCGACGGTGGGCCGAACGACCGTGTGGATGTCATATTGCTGACGCAATGA
- a CDS encoding inositol monophosphatase family protein encodes MAGPRSPILNVMSGAAKRVGRSLVRDYGEVDKLQVSLKGPADFVSSADRKADQYLRDLLGKARPDWGFLTEEGVETKGNDPENRWIIDPLDGTTNFLHGLPHFCISIAHQRGREIVAGLVYDPLRDETFAAEKGAGAYLNDQRLRVSARRHLAESVLATGIPTIRGANTVTPFLKQLATLSTQVSAIRRFGSAALDLAYVAAGRFDGYWEADLKPWDMAAGLVLVREAGGFVTDLTGGGSMLESGNVLATNPDLHQPVIKLLAAAARLPDWPPTAI; translated from the coding sequence ATGGCCGGACCGCGGTCGCCTATTCTCAATGTGATGTCGGGGGCGGCAAAACGGGTCGGTCGATCGCTGGTCCGCGACTACGGCGAGGTCGACAAACTTCAGGTCTCGCTCAAGGGTCCCGCCGATTTCGTCAGTTCGGCCGACCGCAAAGCCGACCAATACCTACGGGATCTGCTTGGCAAGGCCCGGCCGGACTGGGGCTTCCTGACCGAAGAAGGGGTTGAGACCAAAGGAAACGACCCCGAGAACCGCTGGATCATCGACCCACTCGACGGCACCACGAACTTCCTGCACGGGTTACCGCATTTTTGTATTTCCATTGCCCATCAACGCGGGCGAGAAATCGTCGCCGGCCTTGTCTACGATCCGTTGCGCGACGAGACCTTTGCCGCCGAGAAGGGCGCTGGCGCCTATCTCAACGACCAACGCTTGCGGGTATCGGCGCGCCGGCACCTCGCGGAGTCGGTCCTCGCGACGGGCATTCCAACCATTCGCGGCGCGAACACGGTAACCCCGTTTCTGAAGCAACTCGCGACCCTTTCAACCCAGGTGTCGGCCATCCGCCGGTTCGGCTCCGCCGCCCTCGACCTCGCCTATGTTGCCGCTGGCCGCTTCGACGGTTACTGGGAGGCCGATCTAAAACCTTGGGACATGGCGGCCGGCCTCGTCCTCGTACGGGAAGCAGGCGGGTTTGTAACCGACCTCACCGGCGGTGGGAGCATGTTGGAATCGGGCAATGTCCTGGCAACCAATCCCGACCTGCACCAACCCGTCATCAAACTGCTGGCCGCCGCCGCGCGGCTACCGGACTGGCCACCCACCGCCATTTAG
- the rpmE gene encoding 50S ribosomal protein L31 has product MKQEIHPDYHEITVVMTDGTEFTTRSTWGAAGDRMTLDIDPKSHPAWTGGNQRLVDSGGQVAKFKKRFEGFGIK; this is encoded by the coding sequence ATGAAGCAGGAAATTCACCCGGACTACCACGAGATCACCGTGGTCATGACCGATGGCACCGAATTCACGACCCGGTCGACCTGGGGCGCCGCCGGCGACCGCATGACCTTGGATATCGACCCCAAATCCCACCCCGCGTGGACCGGCGGAAACCAACGCCTAGTCGATTCCGGCGGCCAAGTGGCGAAGTTCAAGAAACGGTTCGAGGGTTTCGGCATCAAATAG
- the epmA gene encoding EF-P lysine aminoacylase EpmA: MTSNGKSPAWRPDQFARRAPYLTARATMLAAVRAWFVHHGFTEVETPALQVSPGLEPNLRAFPTELEEPFGLGRRRLYLHTSPEFAMKKLLAAGVPKLFQICHVWRNEARSPIHHPEFTMIEWYAADTPWRDLGTHCEGVVRAALEAAPRSLSQGQLRWSEKTADPSLPFERISVAAAYARDAGIDLFATLGADGKPDAAALAAACSAASVRVEDTDTWEDMFFRVFVDRIEPCLGIGRPTLLESWPAPLAALAQIDPTDPRVAQRVELYVAGLELGNGFGELTDAAAQRRRFERDLAAKEKLGAPAYPIDEDFLAALDHGLPQSAGMAIGFDRLVMVATGAERIDDVLWLPVADA; this comes from the coding sequence GTGACTAGCAATGGCAAATCGCCAGCCTGGCGACCCGACCAGTTTGCCCGCCGCGCGCCCTATTTGACGGCACGCGCGACGATGCTTGCGGCGGTACGCGCGTGGTTTGTCCACCACGGGTTCACCGAAGTCGAAACCCCAGCGCTGCAAGTCTCTCCCGGTCTCGAGCCGAACCTTCGGGCGTTTCCTACGGAGTTGGAGGAACCCTTTGGGCTCGGCCGTCGGCGTCTCTATCTGCACACGTCGCCCGAGTTTGCCATGAAAAAGCTGCTCGCTGCCGGCGTTCCGAAGCTGTTCCAGATTTGCCATGTCTGGCGCAACGAGGCGCGTTCTCCGATCCACCACCCGGAATTCACGATGATCGAGTGGTACGCCGCGGATACCCCGTGGCGCGATCTGGGAACCCACTGCGAGGGCGTGGTGCGCGCGGCGCTGGAGGCTGCTCCCCGCTCGCTTTCCCAGGGCCAACTAAGGTGGTCCGAGAAAACGGCCGATCCGTCCCTCCCGTTCGAACGCATCAGCGTGGCCGCGGCATATGCCCGCGACGCCGGTATTGATCTTTTTGCGACCCTTGGCGCGGATGGCAAGCCCGACGCCGCCGCGCTTGCCGCCGCCTGTTCAGCGGCCAGCGTCAGGGTGGAGGACACCGACACCTGGGAGGACATGTTCTTCCGTGTCTTCGTGGACCGCATCGAGCCTTGCCTAGGGATCGGGCGTCCAACGTTGCTGGAGTCCTGGCCGGCACCGCTGGCCGCGCTGGCGCAGATCGATCCGACCGATCCGCGTGTCGCGCAGCGGGTCGAGCTTTATGTCGCAGGTCTGGAGTTGGGGAACGGTTTTGGTGAACTCACCGATGCGGCGGCTCAGCGTCGGCGGTTCGAGCGCGATCTTGCGGCAAAGGAGAAATTAGGTGCGCCAGCCTACCCGATCGACGAGGATTTCTTAGCGGCATTGGATCATGGGTTGCCGCAGTCGGCCGGGATGGCGATCGGTTTCGACCGGCTGGTCATGGTTGCAACCGGTGCCGAACGAATCGACGACGTGTTGTGGCTACCGGTGGCCGACGCCTAG
- the efp gene encoding elongation factor P, giving the protein MKINANQIRPGMVIEYEGRQMAVIKIQLIQPGKGGAFIAVEMRDLTNGVKTNQRWRTADTVEKLNTEERDYQYLFADGDSYTFMEPETYEQISIPGAILGDDAAYLQDGMTVIVNSVEGTPIGIQLPATIILEVVEAEPVVKGQTASSSYKPAKMNNGMRVMVPPFVETGTRIVVNTADGTYLKRTD; this is encoded by the coding sequence ATGAAGATCAACGCCAATCAGATTCGACCCGGCATGGTGATCGAATACGAAGGCCGCCAGATGGCGGTCATCAAGATCCAACTGATCCAGCCGGGCAAGGGCGGCGCCTTTATTGCGGTCGAAATGCGTGACCTGACGAACGGCGTCAAGACCAATCAACGCTGGCGCACCGCCGATACCGTCGAGAAGCTCAATACCGAGGAGCGCGACTATCAGTACCTGTTCGCTGACGGCGACAGCTACACCTTCATGGAACCAGAGACCTACGAGCAGATCTCGATACCGGGCGCGATTCTCGGCGACGATGCAGCCTATCTTCAGGACGGCATGACGGTGATCGTCAATAGCGTCGAAGGCACGCCCATCGGAATCCAACTGCCCGCGACCATCATCCTGGAAGTCGTTGAGGCCGAACCTGTGGTCAAAGGACAGACGGCGTCGTCGTCCTACAAGCCCGCGAAGATGAACAACGGTATGCGGGTCATGGTCCCGCCGTTCGTCGAAACAGGGACGCGGATCGTCGTCAATACCGCCGACGGGACCTACCTCAAGCGTACGGACTAG
- a CDS encoding ABC transporter transmembrane domain-containing protein — translation MARQARSYGGSIGNNTEDRPKSRDLAQLRPVLEFAYPYWRVAAVAGVALVAAAIGTLGIGRVLQLLIDNFDSIADVNRTFLLLLGVVAVIAVGTFGRYYLVMWLGERVVADLRRAVYDRVIGLSPAFFERNKTGEILSRITTDTTLIQSIVGASASMALRNILLLIGGLIMLIITSPRLSGLIILAVPVIVLPLMVFGRKVRRLSRQTQDRIGAVSAAADESINEVRTVQAFVHEDVDRARFGGKVETALRAAMDQIRARAFLTLSVILLVFGSIVGVLWIGAVQVMNGNMSSGDLGAFVFYAIVTAGSVAALSEVFGDVQKAAGAAERLSELLNAEPDIKAPVSPLVLPHPARGAVELRNVSFRYPMRPEVAALSDFSLDVAAGETVALVGPSGAGKTTVFQLLLRFYDPSEGHVTFDDLEYVRLDPRDLRANIGLVSQDPVIFGADAWDNIRYGRPDASDDEVRAAADAASATEFLDRLPDGFATQLGERGVTLSGGQKQRVAIARALLRNPALLLLDEATSALDAESERAVQSALEILMEGRTTIVIAHRLATVQKADRIVVVDGGRIVAEGTHDALMAQGGLYARLAKLQFNVGGLRDVSAV, via the coding sequence GTGGCGCGACAAGCAAGAAGCTATGGTGGCTCCATCGGCAACAACACCGAGGATCGCCCCAAGAGCCGAGACCTCGCGCAACTCCGTCCGGTTCTGGAATTTGCCTATCCCTACTGGCGCGTCGCCGCGGTGGCGGGGGTTGCGTTGGTCGCCGCCGCCATCGGAACCCTCGGGATCGGACGCGTTCTCCAACTCCTGATCGATAATTTCGACTCGATCGCGGACGTCAACCGGACCTTCCTCTTGCTCCTCGGCGTCGTCGCGGTGATCGCGGTGGGGACGTTCGGCCGCTACTATCTTGTCATGTGGCTCGGGGAGCGCGTAGTCGCCGACCTGCGCCGCGCCGTCTATGACCGTGTCATCGGTCTGAGTCCGGCATTCTTCGAGCGCAACAAGACCGGCGAAATCCTGTCGCGGATTACGACGGACACGACACTGATTCAGTCGATCGTCGGTGCCAGCGCGTCGATGGCGCTACGGAACATCTTGCTGCTCATCGGCGGCCTGATCATGCTGATCATCACCAGCCCACGCCTGTCGGGCCTGATCATCCTTGCCGTCCCCGTTATTGTTCTGCCGTTGATGGTCTTCGGTCGAAAGGTGCGTCGGTTGTCACGGCAAACCCAGGACCGTATCGGCGCGGTTAGTGCCGCGGCCGACGAAAGTATCAACGAGGTCCGCACGGTCCAAGCGTTCGTACATGAAGATGTCGACCGTGCGCGGTTCGGCGGCAAAGTTGAAACGGCGCTGCGGGCGGCGATGGATCAGATCCGCGCGCGCGCTTTCTTGACGTTGTCGGTCATTCTGCTTGTCTTTGGCTCGATCGTTGGCGTCCTCTGGATCGGCGCTGTTCAAGTGATGAATGGCAACATGTCCAGCGGCGACCTTGGCGCTTTCGTGTTCTATGCGATCGTCACTGCTGGGTCCGTTGCTGCGCTGTCGGAGGTGTTCGGTGACGTGCAAAAGGCCGCCGGTGCCGCCGAGAGATTGTCCGAGCTCCTGAACGCCGAACCCGATATCAAGGCGCCGGTGTCGCCGCTAGTTCTGCCGCACCCTGCCCGTGGCGCGGTCGAACTCCGCAACGTCTCGTTCCGCTACCCGATGCGGCCGGAGGTCGCGGCTCTGTCCGATTTCTCGCTAGATGTGGCTGCGGGTGAAACCGTTGCCCTGGTCGGGCCGTCGGGTGCGGGCAAGACGACCGTGTTTCAACTGCTTCTCCGGTTCTACGACCCGTCGGAGGGGCATGTGACCTTCGACGACCTGGAATACGTCCGTCTCGATCCCCGCGACCTTCGCGCCAATATCGGGTTGGTGTCCCAAGACCCGGTGATATTCGGGGCGGATGCCTGGGACAACATCCGCTACGGCCGTCCGGACGCGAGCGATGACGAGGTTCGTGCGGCGGCGGATGCCGCGTCGGCCACCGAGTTCCTCGATCGCCTGCCTGACGGGTTCGCGACGCAACTCGGCGAACGCGGCGTCACCTTATCGGGTGGGCAAAAGCAAAGGGTGGCGATCGCCCGGGCGTTGCTGCGCAACCCCGCCCTCTTGCTGCTCGACGAAGCAACGAGCGCGCTCGATGCCGAAAGCGAGCGCGCAGTTCAGTCGGCCTTAGAAATACTGATGGAAGGGCGGACAACGATCGTTATCGCCCACCGCCTCGCGACGGTTCAGAAGGCCGATCGGATCGTCGTGGTCGACGGCGGGAGAATCGTGGCCGAGGGCACCCATGACGCGCTCATGGCCCAGGGCGGCCTCTACGCGCGGCTTGCGAAGCTTCAGTTCAATGTCGGTGGCTTGCGCGACGTTTCGGCCGTTTAG
- a CDS encoding Hsp20 family protein — protein sequence MRTQFLTPLLRSSIGFDRVDQILDAVTRMDHTNTGYPPYDIEKTGEDDYRLSMAVAGFDESELDITQEADVLVIRGKARDEQEKGSYLHRGIARRAFERRFELADSVRVTGASLVNGLLHVALVREIPEAQKPRQIEIGTGNAPSKVIEQPRVAA from the coding sequence ATGCGCACGCAATTTCTAACACCCCTTTTGCGCTCTTCGATCGGCTTCGACCGGGTCGATCAGATTCTCGATGCCGTCACGCGGATGGACCACACCAACACAGGCTATCCGCCCTACGACATCGAAAAGACCGGTGAGGACGACTATCGGCTCTCGATGGCGGTCGCCGGTTTCGACGAGAGCGAACTTGATATCACCCAGGAGGCCGACGTCTTGGTCATCCGCGGCAAAGCGCGCGATGAACAGGAGAAAGGTTCGTACCTCCACCGCGGGATCGCCCGCCGTGCCTTTGAACGCCGCTTCGAACTTGCCGATTCGGTGCGCGTGACCGGCGCTTCTCTCGTCAACGGATTATTGCATGTGGCATTGGTCCGTGAAATTCCCGAAGCCCAGAAACCCCGGCAAATCGAAATCGGCACGGGCAACGCTCCGTCCAAAGTGATCGAACAACCCCGCGTTGCGGCCTAA
- a CDS encoding DUF1192 family protein, with product MDTDDLEPPKKNKLVPPVLEEMSIEDLGAYIDELEAAIARARAVIRSKEQARGTAASVFKT from the coding sequence ATGGACACGGACGATCTCGAGCCGCCAAAGAAGAACAAACTGGTGCCGCCGGTACTCGAGGAGATGTCGATCGAAGACCTCGGTGCGTATATCGACGAACTCGAAGCGGCCATCGCCCGCGCCCGCGCGGTGATCCGGAGCAAAGAACAAGCCCGCGGTACGGCGGCATCCGTTTTCAAGACGTGA
- a CDS encoding peptidoglycan -binding protein, with product MAFRTRTRGQDYWPGFVDALAALLVVIIFLLVVFVLAQVFLSQALSGRDEALQRLTSQINELTELLSLERQGNADLRLNVAQLSASLQSANEERDNLVIELSELRSEAAQLNETVALLTRRAETAERGLSAAQSDLAAANETVERDRETIRTQLADVERLQRDIDALRTLRAELERRVGDLADALEVSRRDAEALRKQSADLETALSETRATVGALRDSQRELRTQLASEEERTRLVQEDLKDREVRLAEVQALYLARESALEEEQELSSDAKARVALLNQQIALLREQLRSIQAALGEAESKDEEQQVVISDLGRRLNQALAQKVEELSRYRSEFFGRLREVLGDRRDIQIVGDRFVFQSEVLFGSGSAELGEEGRARMQDLANTLIEIIPRIPPDISWILRVDGHTDSVPINSSQFPSNWELSAARATNVVKFLIEAGIPARRLAAAGFGQYHPLDEGNDEIAFRRNRRIEMKLTER from the coding sequence ATGGCGTTTCGAACCCGTACGCGCGGTCAGGACTATTGGCCCGGCTTTGTCGATGCCCTGGCCGCGTTGCTGGTCGTCATCATCTTCCTTCTGGTGGTCTTCGTCCTGGCACAGGTGTTTCTGTCGCAGGCGCTGTCCGGGCGCGATGAAGCCTTGCAACGCCTGACGTCACAAATCAACGAATTAACCGAACTTCTATCGCTTGAACGCCAGGGCAATGCCGATCTTCGTTTGAACGTGGCCCAACTCTCGGCGTCGCTTCAAAGCGCAAACGAAGAGCGCGACAACCTCGTGATCGAACTCTCGGAGCTCCGCTCGGAGGCAGCGCAGCTCAACGAAACCGTCGCCCTGCTGACGCGGCGGGCCGAAACCGCGGAACGCGGTCTCTCCGCAGCCCAGAGCGACCTGGCCGCCGCCAACGAAACGGTCGAACGGGACCGCGAGACCATTCGGACCCAACTCGCGGATGTCGAGCGGTTGCAACGCGATATCGATGCCCTGCGCACGCTCCGCGCCGAACTTGAGAGACGCGTCGGCGATCTGGCCGATGCCTTGGAGGTCTCCCGACGCGATGCCGAGGCCCTCCGGAAACAATCGGCCGACCTTGAAACCGCGCTGTCCGAAACCCGCGCGACGGTCGGCGCATTGAGAGACAGCCAGCGCGAACTGCGCACCCAGCTCGCCAGCGAAGAAGAGCGGACGAGGCTCGTGCAGGAAGACCTGAAAGACCGCGAAGTCCGCCTCGCCGAAGTCCAAGCGCTCTACCTTGCACGCGAATCGGCGTTGGAGGAGGAACAGGAACTATCGTCCGACGCCAAGGCCCGCGTGGCGCTGTTGAACCAGCAGATCGCCCTGCTGCGCGAGCAACTGCGGTCGATCCAAGCCGCACTAGGCGAGGCGGAGTCGAAGGACGAAGAACAGCAAGTGGTGATTTCGGACCTTGGTCGACGCCTCAATCAGGCGCTGGCCCAAAAGGTCGAAGAACTCTCGCGCTACCGCTCCGAATTCTTTGGCCGATTGCGGGAGGTGCTCGGCGATCGGCGCGACATTCAGATTGTCGGCGACCGGTTCGTCTTTCAGTCGGAGGTCCTGTTCGGGTCAGGATCGGCGGAGCTGGGCGAGGAAGGGCGCGCCCGGATGCAAGATTTGGCCAACACGCTGATTGAAATCATCCCGCGTATTCCACCCGATATCAGTTGGATTCTCCGGGTCGACGGACACACCGACTCGGTGCCAATCAACTCATCGCAGTTCCCGTCGAACTGGGAACTGTCGGCCGCACGGGCAACCAACGTCGTGAAGTTCCTCATCGAGGCCGGCATCCCTGCACGCCGGCTCGCGGCCGCAGGGTTCGGTCAATATCACCCGCTCGACGAAGGGAACGACGAGATCGCGTTCCGGCGCAACCGGCGCATCGAGATGAAACTTACCGAGCGCTAA
- a CDS encoding thioesterase family protein, which translates to MSVAPKEETRGNYRRFLEIPTRWMDNDVYQHVNNVNYYSFFDTVVNEYLMSAGVLDYETGDVIGFVVETCCQYHRPLRFPDVIDAGLRVAKIGTSSVRYEVGLFRRGDEGVAATGHFVHVYVRRPELRPTPLSEALREALERIAV; encoded by the coding sequence GTGAGCGTTGCGCCAAAGGAAGAGACCCGAGGGAACTACCGGCGATTTTTGGAAATCCCTACGCGCTGGATGGACAACGATGTCTACCAGCATGTGAATAACGTCAACTACTACTCGTTTTTTGACACGGTGGTGAACGAGTATCTGATGAGTGCCGGTGTTCTGGATTACGAGACCGGGGATGTGATCGGTTTCGTCGTTGAAACCTGTTGCCAGTATCACCGACCGCTGCGCTTTCCCGATGTGATCGACGCTGGCCTCAGGGTCGCCAAGATCGGTACGTCGAGCGTGCGTTACGAAGTGGGGTTGTTTCGCCGGGGCGACGAGGGCGTCGCCGCAACGGGGCATTTCGTCCACGTCTACGTTCGTCGGCCCGAGTTGCGACCGACGCCGCTATCCGAAGCCCTGCGCGAAGCCCTAGAGAGGATCGCGGTCTAA
- a CDS encoding flagellar motor protein MotA, translating into MTGTRTFLTRMTVFLVIAAVVILAIIGPLERAFMANPAINGLILGVLLLGIVYAFRQVLLLHPEVRWIDTFRRSEPGLSVQDPPTLLGPMATMLGDRTSRRMQLSTLTMRSLLDGISSRLDESRDISRYMIGLLVFLGLLGTFWGLLQTIGAVGSTIASLSVDGGDFSAQFDSLRQGLEAPLSGMGTAFSSSLFGLGGSLVLGFLDLQAGQAQNRFYNDLEEWLSSVTRLSSGTGIAEGDQSVPAYVQALLEQTAESLDNLQRTMTNAEGGRHSANQTFVNLAERLATLTDQMRSEQDLMVKLIESQMEMKPLLQKLAEDRGGVDKTAQTHLRNMDVYLSQLLDATTRGQDQLVSEIRNELKLVARTIAASLDKRRD; encoded by the coding sequence ATGACTGGAACCCGCACTTTCTTGACGAGGATGACCGTTTTTCTGGTCATTGCCGCCGTCGTGATCCTCGCGATTATCGGCCCCTTGGAACGCGCCTTCATGGCGAATCCGGCGATCAACGGACTCATTCTTGGGGTTTTGTTGCTCGGTATCGTCTACGCCTTCAGACAGGTGCTCCTGCTCCATCCGGAGGTGCGTTGGATCGATACCTTCCGGCGTAGCGAGCCCGGATTGTCCGTTCAGGATCCGCCGACACTGCTGGGTCCGATGGCGACGATGCTAGGCGATCGCACGAGCCGACGGATGCAGCTTTCAACCCTGACGATGCGCTCGCTATTGGACGGGATTTCGTCGCGGTTGGACGAATCCCGCGATATTTCGCGCTACATGATCGGATTGTTGGTCTTTCTGGGACTGCTCGGCACCTTCTGGGGCCTCTTACAAACGATCGGTGCGGTCGGCAGCACGATTGCATCCCTCAGCGTCGATGGGGGCGACTTCAGCGCCCAGTTCGATAGTTTGCGCCAAGGCCTCGAAGCCCCGCTGAGCGGGATGGGCACGGCGTTCTCCTCCTCGCTATTTGGCCTTGGCGGTTCGCTGGTCCTCGGGTTTCTCGACCTCCAAGCCGGTCAGGCGCAGAATCGTTTCTACAACGACCTCGAAGAATGGCTCTCGAGCGTGACCCGCCTGTCGAGCGGCACCGGAATCGCAGAGGGGGATCAATCGGTTCCGGCCTATGTCCAAGCGCTGCTGGAGCAGACCGCCGAGAGTTTGGACAATCTGCAACGCACGATGACCAACGCGGAAGGCGGACGCCATAGCGCCAATCAAACGTTCGTGAACCTTGCCGAGCGCCTCGCCACGCTCACCGACCAAATGCGCTCGGAGCAAGACCTGATGGTTAAGCTGATCGAGAGCCAAATGGAAATGAAGCCGCTCCTTCAAAAGCTGGCCGAGGATCGCGGCGGGGTCGACAAGACCGCCCAGACCCATTTGCGCAACATGGACGTCTACCTCAGCCAACTCCTCGATGCGACGACCCGAGGACAAGATCAGTTGGTCTCCGAGATCCGCAACGAGCTGAAACTGGTCGCCCGGACCATCGCGGCATCGCTCGATAAGCGGCGCGACTAG
- a CDS encoding lysine-2,3-aminomutase-like protein: MTSPPANRKVHRNTGDLIAAGLIDENARTLTDAVAQRYGVAITPAVRALIDPTDTADPIARQFVPSPLELVDRPSENGDPIGDEAFSPVKGIVHRYPDRVLLKLLHTCPVYCRYCFRRERVGQGEPPLGADEISAALDYVRARPDIWEVILTGGDPFLLSSRRLRETVAALDAIDHLGVIRVHTRVPVIDPERIDAARVAALSADKAVYVVIHCNHARELSQTAVAAIRRIVDAGIPVLAQSVLLKGVNDDAPTLEALFRALVRARVKPYYLHHPDQARGTGHFRPTLASGRQIVDSLRGRLSGLCQPTYVLDIPGGYGKVPVAIDRTTETGDGAFLIRDPQDRIHRYQDEIDGAP; this comes from the coding sequence ATGACCAGCCCGCCAGCGAACAGGAAAGTCCACCGCAACACCGGAGACCTCATCGCCGCCGGCCTAATCGACGAGAACGCCCGCACGCTAACCGATGCGGTTGCCCAACGATATGGCGTCGCCATCACCCCAGCCGTTCGCGCCCTGATCGATCCAACCGACACCGCCGACCCGATTGCCCGTCAGTTCGTCCCATCCCCCCTCGAACTCGTGGATCGACCCAGCGAGAACGGCGACCCGATCGGCGATGAGGCCTTCAGCCCGGTCAAGGGAATCGTTCATCGCTACCCCGACCGCGTCCTGCTCAAACTGCTTCATACCTGCCCCGTCTACTGCCGCTATTGTTTCCGGCGGGAACGCGTCGGTCAGGGAGAGCCGCCCCTAGGCGCAGACGAAATCAGCGCGGCATTGGATTACGTGCGGGCGCGACCGGATATCTGGGAAGTCATCCTCACCGGCGGCGATCCGTTCCTGCTGTCATCCCGGCGCCTTCGAGAAACGGTCGCGGCCTTGGACGCAATCGATCACCTGGGCGTCATTCGCGTTCATACCCGGGTTCCGGTGATCGACCCGGAACGCATCGATGCCGCACGGGTCGCGGCACTATCTGCCGACAAGGCGGTATACGTCGTCATCCATTGCAACCACGCCCGGGAGCTGTCGCAGACCGCCGTCGCCGCCATCCGGCGGATCGTCGATGCCGGCATTCCGGTCCTCGCTCAGTCGGTTCTCCTGAAAGGCGTCAACGACGACGCGCCGACATTGGAAGCGCTGTTCCGAGCGCTCGTGCGGGCCCGGGTCAAACCGTATTACCTGCACCATCCCGACCAGGCGCGGGGGACCGGTCACTTTCGCCCGACGCTCGCGTCCGGGCGCCAGATTGTCGATAGCTTGCGCGGCAGACTGTCGGGGCTATGCCAACCGACATATGTCCTCGATATTCCCGGCGGCTACGGCAAGGTCCCGGTTGCGATCGATCGGACGACAGAAACCGGCGACGGTGCGTTCTTGATCCGCGATCCCCAGGACCGGATTCACCGCTACCAAGACGAAATCGACGGCGCACCGTAG